In Streptomyces sp. 840.1, one DNA window encodes the following:
- a CDS encoding Ms4533A family Cys-rich leader peptide, whose translation MSHSPLTAERAAIELALIGVTGHSVADVDCC comes from the coding sequence ATGTCACACAGCCCCCTCACCGCCGAACGCGCAGCCATCGAGCTGGCGCTCATCGGCGTGACCGGGCACAGTGTCGCCGACGTCGACTGTTGCTGA
- a CDS encoding DUF3152 domain-containing protein: MGRHSRKGPEAKAPEAGPAPAEPGAGREGTRPAPGNGRRRRPGEAPQAPDGPAPFQGAPQVRGGHPEQREPGGGWGTGPAGRPGPPSRTEPGRTAGEASAPQQPQAPRNAQGTGTKPLIPGPRREFVEAFDAPAARPPRATPAPERVAPADPHGPVSDGGEQPPDSADGAPKDSRGGRGRTFTGIAAAAVTTVLAVVVAGQVAHDSGGRSGEAQAAGVDRDGTDGTSRSDDRNTPKVAVKPLSYEQKMAKAYPLAPKLKGSGKFTAVPGAAKAPGKGRKYVYRIDVEKGLGLDSALFAQAVQKTLNDERSWAHDGAMTFERISTGDPDFVITLASPGTTGVWCEKSGLDTTVDNVSCDSAATERVMINAYRWAQGSSTFGPDKLYSYRQMLINHEVGHRLGHNHVSCRTPGTLAPVMQQQTKSLDIDNIKCKPNAWVHPQG, from the coding sequence GTGGGACGACACAGTCGAAAGGGCCCTGAGGCCAAGGCGCCGGAGGCCGGGCCCGCCCCGGCGGAACCGGGCGCCGGGCGAGAGGGCACCCGCCCCGCACCCGGCAACGGCCGGCGCAGGCGGCCGGGCGAGGCGCCGCAGGCCCCCGATGGGCCCGCCCCGTTCCAGGGCGCGCCCCAGGTGCGCGGCGGCCACCCCGAACAACGCGAACCGGGCGGCGGCTGGGGCACCGGACCCGCCGGGCGCCCCGGCCCGCCGTCCCGCACCGAACCCGGCCGTACCGCCGGCGAGGCGTCGGCGCCGCAGCAACCGCAGGCGCCGCGGAACGCGCAGGGGACCGGCACCAAGCCGCTGATACCGGGCCCGCGCAGGGAGTTCGTCGAGGCGTTCGACGCCCCGGCCGCCCGGCCGCCCCGCGCCACCCCGGCGCCGGAGCGGGTTGCCCCCGCCGATCCGCACGGCCCCGTCAGCGACGGGGGCGAGCAGCCGCCGGACAGTGCGGACGGCGCGCCCAAGGACTCCAGGGGCGGCAGGGGCCGCACGTTCACCGGTATCGCGGCCGCCGCCGTGACCACGGTGCTCGCGGTGGTCGTCGCCGGCCAGGTCGCCCACGACAGCGGCGGCCGGTCCGGCGAGGCACAGGCGGCGGGAGTCGACCGGGACGGCACCGACGGCACCTCGCGGTCCGACGACAGGAACACCCCCAAGGTGGCGGTCAAGCCCCTCTCGTACGAGCAGAAGATGGCCAAGGCCTATCCGCTGGCGCCGAAGCTCAAGGGCTCGGGGAAATTCACGGCCGTACCCGGGGCGGCGAAGGCTCCGGGCAAGGGGCGCAAGTACGTCTACCGGATCGATGTCGAGAAGGGGCTCGGGCTCGACTCCGCGCTCTTCGCCCAGGCGGTCCAGAAGACCCTCAATGATGAACGCAGTTGGGCGCACGACGGCGCGATGACCTTCGAACGGATTTCCACCGGCGATCCGGATTTCGTGATCACGCTGGCCAGTCCGGGAACCACCGGGGTCTGGTGCGAGAAGTCGGGTCTGGACACGACGGTGGACAACGTCTCCTGCGACTCCGCCGCCACCGAGCGCGTGATGATCAACGCCTATCGCTGGGCCCAGGGCTCGTCCACCTTCGGTCCGGACAAGCTCTACTCCTACCGGCAGATGCTGATCAACCACGAGGTGGGTCACCGGCTGGGGCACAACCATGTGAGCTGCCGCACGCCGGGCACCCTCGCTCCGGTGATGCAGCAGCAGACCAAATCGCTCGACATCGACAACATCAAGTGCAAGCCCAACGCCTGGGTCCACCCGCAGGGTTGA
- a CDS encoding alpha/beta fold hydrolase, whose amino-acid sequence MSSTELPGVRAAAAAAAPTVSAVRVAEGERLRSVTLAGLTLNVRSRPPERTDLAPALYVHGLGGSSQNWSALMPLLQDVVDGEALDLPGFGDSPPPDDGNYSVTGHARAVIRFLDAGERGPVHLFGNSLGGAVATRVAAVRPDLVRTLTLISPALPEIRVQLSAAPTALLAVPGLVSLFARMSRDWTAEERTRGVMALCYGDPARVSEAGFSAAVAEMERRLELPYFWDAMARSARGIVDAYTLGGQHGLWRQAERVLAPTQLVYGGRDRLVSYRMARRASAAFRDSRLLTLPDAGHVAMMEYPEAVAQAFRELLDEDGGS is encoded by the coding sequence ATGTCTTCGACCGAGCTGCCGGGAGTCCGGGCCGCCGCCGCAGCGGCGGCCCCCACGGTGAGCGCCGTCAGGGTCGCGGAGGGCGAGAGACTCCGCTCCGTCACGCTGGCCGGACTCACGCTGAACGTCCGATCGCGGCCCCCGGAGCGGACGGACCTGGCGCCCGCCCTCTACGTCCACGGGCTCGGCGGCTCCTCGCAGAACTGGTCGGCCCTGATGCCGCTGCTGCAGGACGTGGTGGACGGCGAGGCGCTCGACCTGCCGGGCTTCGGGGACTCCCCGCCCCCGGACGACGGCAACTACTCGGTCACCGGACACGCCCGCGCGGTGATCCGCTTCCTGGACGCGGGCGAGCGCGGGCCCGTCCACCTGTTCGGCAACTCCCTCGGCGGCGCGGTGGCGACCAGGGTCGCGGCGGTCCGCCCCGACCTGGTGCGCACGCTGACCCTGATCTCGCCCGCGCTCCCCGAGATCCGGGTCCAGCTGTCGGCCGCGCCGACCGCCCTGCTCGCGGTTCCGGGGCTCGTGTCCCTGTTCGCGCGGATGAGCCGGGACTGGACCGCGGAAGAACGCACCCGCGGAGTCATGGCACTCTGTTACGGCGATCCGGCACGCGTCTCCGAGGCGGGCTTCAGTGCGGCGGTGGCCGAAATGGAGCGACGGCTGGAACTGCCGTACTTCTGGGACGCCATGGCGCGCTCGGCACGTGGCATCGTCGATGCCTACACGCTGGGCGGTCAGCACGGGCTGTGGCGTCAGGCCGAGCGGGTGCTCGCGCCGACCCAGCTCGTGTACGGCGGACGGGACCGGCTCGTCTCGTACCGGATGGCACGCAGGGCGTCCGCGGCCTTCCGCGATTCGCGGCTGCTGACACTGCCCGACGCGGGGCACGTGGCGATGATGGAGTACCCGGAGGCGGTCGCCCAGGCGTTCCGGGAACTGCTCGACGAAGACGGCGGGAGCTGA
- a CDS encoding TetR/AcrR family transcriptional regulator: MTAIEQTEAARPRGTRLPRRARRNQLLGAAQEVFVAQGYHSAAMDDIAERAGVSKPVLYQHFPGKLELYLALLDQHCESLLQSVRTALASTTDNKLRVAATMDAYFAYVEDEGGAFRLVFESDLTNEPAVRERVDRVSLQCAEAISDVIAGDTGLSKDESMLLAVGLGGVSQVVARYWLSSRSAIPRDTAVQLLTSLAWRGIAGFPLHGIDQH, translated from the coding sequence GTGACAGCCATCGAGCAGACCGAGGCGGCGCGCCCGCGGGGCACTCGCCTGCCGCGTCGCGCCCGACGCAATCAGCTCCTGGGCGCCGCCCAGGAGGTCTTCGTCGCGCAGGGCTACCACTCCGCCGCGATGGACGACATCGCGGAGCGGGCCGGGGTCAGCAAGCCGGTGCTCTACCAGCACTTCCCGGGCAAGCTGGAGCTCTACCTGGCCCTGCTCGACCAGCACTGCGAGTCGCTGCTCCAGTCGGTCCGCACGGCGCTCGCGTCGACGACCGACAACAAGCTGCGCGTGGCCGCGACGATGGACGCCTACTTCGCGTACGTCGAGGACGAGGGCGGCGCCTTCCGGCTGGTCTTCGAGTCCGACCTCACCAACGAGCCCGCCGTGCGCGAGCGGGTGGACCGGGTCTCGCTCCAGTGCGCCGAGGCGATCTCCGACGTGATCGCCGGTGACACGGGGCTGTCCAAGGACGAGTCCATGCTGCTCGCCGTGGGCCTGGGCGGGGTGTCCCAGGTGGTCGCCCGCTACTGGCTCTCCAGCCGGTCCGCCATCCCGCGCGACACCGCGGTCCAGCTGCTCACCTCGCTGGCCTGGCGGGGCATCGCGGGCTTCCCGCTGCACGGCATCGACCAGCACTGA
- a CDS encoding DUF3107 domain-containing protein encodes MEVKIGVQHTPREIVLESGLSAEEVESAVSEALAGKAQLLSLTDEKGRKVLVPADRIAYVEIGEPSTRRVGFGAL; translated from the coding sequence GTGGAGGTCAAGATCGGGGTGCAGCACACGCCCCGGGAGATCGTTCTGGAGAGCGGGCTTTCCGCCGAAGAGGTCGAGAGCGCGGTTTCCGAGGCTCTCGCCGGCAAGGCGCAGCTGCTCAGCCTCACGGACGAGAAGGGCCGCAAGGTCCTGGTGCCGGCCGACCGGATCGCCTACGTGGAGATCGGCGAGCCCAGCACGCGACGGGTGGGGTTCGGCGCCCTCTAG